The Phaseolus vulgaris cultivar G19833 chromosome 10, P. vulgaris v2.0, whole genome shotgun sequence DNA window TAGTTTTTGCTTTTGATGATGACTATCTTAGTTTGTTGCGCCAATATGTTAATTTGACTAACAAAAGCAAAAGAAGCCATGTGCCACTAGGTGGGTTTGGCTATATGATGGATGAATTTGAAAAATCTGATCTTATTATCTTAAATTGCAAGCACTTTGTGCAGGATTCTTCTGGTATTTTCTGGGACAATGACAGTTTGGCTGGACTATTAGCCTTAGAACTTCAGGCTGATCTCCTTGTTTTATTGAGTGATGTTGAGGGCCTTTACAGTGGTCCTCCAAGTGACCCAAACTCAAAATTGATCCATACATATGTAAAGGAGAAACATCAAGGAGAAATTACTTTTGGAGACAAGTCAAGATTGGGCAGAGGGGGTATGACTGCTAAAGTTAATGCTGCTGTTTGTGCTGCTCATGCTGGTATCCCTGTCATTATAACTAGGTACCTTACATTTTTGTGTTGTGCTTTTTTAGCCATATAGCAAGATGCTTTCACCAAAGATAACTATTTTTAGTTTCACTTTTTTGTACCTTTACATAAACTGCTTCATTGGGAGGCACCCACTTATGCTAAATTTTTAAACCATGAAGTCAACATCCAAAAAGAATGGTTTGAATTAGATTCTTTTGTGAAGTGGTTTGcaaaggattcttcttttttctttgttgTGAAAGAGCATCAATTGGTACGTGCCTTTCCCCCTTTTGATATAACATCTAAAATATGGATATCATATGAACAGATAAGGTAATGTAGATATATATTCCATTATGTTAGAGTACAGAGAATATCTAATGCAATTCAtcagtttaaaataaataaaatgctTGTTTCTGTCATGCTATTTATGGTGCCTCgtggaaaaaaagaagaaaaaattaaacttcCTTATACATTTAACTTTGTTATTTACTTGAAGTAtctattattttgaaaatagatCAAGAGAGAATGAAAAGGATTCTAATTTGTGTTGTGATTTGTGACTAATAATTTGGAGGTAAAGCATAACTGCAAGTATACTGcattaggattttgcatttgaCTAACTTTTATTATACTTTAACCTCTCTTGAAGTGGCTATGCTACAAACAACATCATACGTGTTCTTCAAGGGGAAAGAATAGGTACTGTCTTTCATAAAGATGCTCATTTATGGAGCAATATAAAGGAAGTGAGTGCACGTGAAATGGCAGTTTCAGCACGTGAGAGTTCTAGACGACTTCAGGTAATCACAGTTGCATGTTGAGTgagtaatttctaaattggtcttCCAAAAATCGCatttcaacatttttttctaAAGATTTTTATTCCAGTTTCCATCAAATATTAAAGGTGTTGATATATCATCCTTGTAAGCTCTAAAGTGGTGATATAAATTGTTGCTAGATTCTTTGAAGGACCAATTTAAGgcttattataaataataaataataaaattgattacTCTTATATGATTACATTACTTCCACCATATTAAATGTTTTACATAGTGATTTGTACTACTATTTCTGCTATATATTACTTCTAATTTCAGTACTACTACAGTTATTACTTCTCAACACAATACATTGAATCAGGGTAGCTGTCAGAATTATATTGATGTTTTTTGTGTCAGATCCTCAAATATGAAGAAAGAAGTAAAATATTATTGGCAATTGCTGATGCATTGGAGAAAAATGCAAGTCTAATAAGTCTTGAGAATGAAGCTGATGTTGCTGAAGCTGTGATTGCTGGATATGAAAATTCCTTGATATCACGTTTAACCCTGAAGCCTGAGAAGGCAAGAGTTTAATTGATTCCGTACTGTTGTTGAATAGTGAAGGATAACATGCATGATTTTCTTTGTTGTTATTGTCAAACACTGATTTCTCATGTTCCAAAGCAACTCTTatgaagttttgttttttttttctaaacatgTTTTAATCTGACCTCTATCTTTGTACTTTACAGATCTCTAAGCTTGCAAAGTCTGTGCGCATTTTGGCAGCTATGGAAGAACCAATTGgtcaaactttaaaaaaaacagaggtcaaacattatttttcttttaccctcctaattttttattttttttttgcagtcaTCAATGAGTTATAGTGTATTGCAAATGAGTAGCCTATAAGTAATGTTTGGTATTTGTGACACCACGTTGAAATATTCAACTCTTTTTACATGTTTCTAGTATTTGGTAAAGTAACAAATTCTAGAATGGATTATGTAATATATGTTCACTAGTCTTGATTTAAGAACACATTATAACCATTGCTTTGAGTGAAAAATGAACTATGTGTTATTAAACTTTATGTTCTGTTCTGACAATGAGAATTGTTGGTCCCTTTGTTCAGATAGCAGATAAACTAGTCCTGGAGAAAATTTCTTGTCCTTTGGGAGTCCTTCTGGTTATATTCGAGTCTCGACCTGATGCCCTTGTTCAGGTTATTTTAAGATTGTTATTCCTTCTTATCTTCCTTCCATCCTCAACAAATTATGTTGAAGGACAAAGATTTGAGCATGATTACCAATTATCCATTTAATATGAGTTGAGTGTTGTTTCACTATAACATCAACTATGACAAGTAATTTTGGTTTGTTCAATCTTTTGACTGTACTTTTATGTATGTTGTTTGGAAGTTTAGTTTTGGATGTTGATCTTTTAGTGGTATGGATAAATGGATTAACAGATAGCTGCATTGGCAATTCAAAGTGGGAATGGTTTACTGCTTAAAGGTGGAAAGGAAGCCAGAAGATCAAATGCAATCTTGCACAAGGTTTATACTATGTATTCATTTTGGTTGAGACAATTGTTTTATAAGATTAATCTGCATCAGAATTGATGGTTGTTTCTTTGTCATCATTTTAATTATGCATGATTCTATCTTTCATATCTGTGTTTATTGTAGGTCATTACTTCGGTGATTCCAAATACTGTAGGTGACAAACTTATTGGGCTTGTGAATTCAAGAGATGAAATTCCATACCTACTTAAGGTTGGATACTTCTAATAAAATCCCTCAAAATTATTTCTCTTCAATTATTTGGCACTAACATACTCTACCTCAGCTTGATGATGTGATAGATCTTGTGGTCCCAAGAGGCAGTAACAAACTTGTTTCTCAAATCAAGGAATCAACAAAAATTCCTGTTCTTGGACATGCTGGTAATGTTCTTCCATATAATTTTCCTATTTCTTAAATAACTATTttgttgaaattattatttttgtgatGCAGATGGAATTTGTCATGTATATGTCGACAAATCAGCTAATATTGGTATGGCAAAACAGATTGTTAGAGATGCAAAGACTGATTATCCTGCAGCCTGCAATGCAATGGTAACATTTACACATCCTGTACAATTCACTTAGTAAAACATATTCATATACTAAATTGGTATGTATGGTGTGATTTGAATTTATAGATTATGCTCATCAAAATATTACTGTTATGGTATTCTTAGGAAACTCTTCTTGTACACAAGGATCTATCAAAAAATGGTGGACTTAATGAGCTTGTCCTTGAACTCCGACGTGAAGGTATCACTTTAATTGCAAATGGGTTTATGACAAACAACATTGGTCCAACTTGAAGATTCCATTCTGTTTGGAATTTTTAACAATTCCCTTCATGGGATGGGAAGAGATTTTGTTATGTTAGttttatgatatatatatatatatgtgtgtgtgtgtgtgtgttatcACTAGATCATATCATGATATACTAATAAATCAGAAGTGAAATGTGCATGTTAAGGGCAGAGAAAAATAATCACAATGCAGAGATTGATATTAGTCTTGGGAATTCTAGAAGTGAGTTCAAAAGAACAGAGAAAATGTTTATCTTGAAAcaagtttttcaaagaaaaatcaTGTGAAATACATATTATGGGTTATTTAAgttaagagaaataaaaatcttacaagaaaagcaagacaagaagttgaaaccatttttatgaaaatatggaAGGGGATTGTTTAATATGAGCTATGGTTTTGGAGTTTACCAATCTAATATGTACAAAAACAGatctatttatttttgttgtcaTGCTTAAACCTCTCAAAtttcttttcttaataaatgGTGTAAGTAATATGCATCATATTTTTCTTCACAATCAGAAAAGACTTGTATAAAAAAGGACAAAATGGATTGCAGGTGTTAAACTGTACGGTGGACCACAAGCTAGTGACTTACTAAACATTGATGAAACAAGCTCTTTTCATCATGAGTATAGTTCACTTGCTTGCACAGTTGAAATTGTAGAAGATGTATTTGCTGCCATTGACCACATAAATCAACATGGAAGGCATGTTATGTTCCTCCAAATAATTTTCATTCCATTCTCTTATCATTAACAACAATTGTGTTCAAATATTTTCTTACTTTCATTGTTGTTTTTGCAGTGCTCATACTGAATGCATTGTTACAGAAGATTGTGAAGTTGCTGAGACTTTCATAAGTCAAGTTGACAGGTATGTCTAGAAATTTGACTACCTACTTGTGTTTGTTGACTTTATCTACTAAGGACTAATTTTCTTGCCCCAATTTTTTCTCGTTTGGTGACACTCTTACTTGTTGACCCCACTTAGAACGAAAAGGCTAGGTTTCTCAGTCACAGTCACCACAACTTTTACTGTTATCATTGTTTGTTACTACCACATTACTAAATCTCATCTTAAACTCTAGCTTAAAGTCTTAATAATGTCTCTTTTCAATTGATATTTACACTCTTCTAGCTCACAAGATTTGAGTTATCAAGTATGATTTAGCATTAGTTTATCTTCAACAAAGTATTCCATTTCATAAACATTACTTTACCATTCCCCTCAAATCAATCCATAAATCTGAAAGTCTGTGGAATCTGTAAATTTCATAGAATCATTATTATGCAACCTTCTACTTTTGTGTACAAAAATTTCTTTCATCTCACTTTCTTCCTACATGATGCCACCAAATGTTTCCTTAACGAACAACTCTTACAACTTGACTATGAATAACTCTTGTTTCTTCCTGATACTTATTGTGGAACATATGCAACTTTGCCTTATGTACAAACAGTGCTGCTGTTTTCCACAATGCAAGTACACGATTTTGTGATGGAGCACGATTTGGGCTTGGTGCAGAGGTAATGATCTTCTACAAAACTCATTGCTATCAGTAACAATGACtttattttctcatttggtCTGGTTCCACTAATTATTGAACAGGTTGGAATTAGCACAAGTCGAATTCATGCACGAGGTCCTGTGGGAGTAGAGGGTTTGTTGACAAACAGATGGTATGAAAATCTGAGCTCTTTTCTTTTATAGTTTCAATGATGTGAAAAAGTATGTTCAAGAAACCTAGTACTTTTTAACTTGTGAATCAAAGTAGCAATCTAGGCTTATAGATACATTACATTATCCAACTTTTTCCCCATTTGAATATTTGATGGATATAATGCAGGGTATTGAGAGGGAGTGGGCATGTGGTTAATGGAGATAAAGGGGTCCATTACACTTACAAAGAATTGCCACTAAAAGCATAACTTTGTATTTAGAACTTAGTTCACTTTTGAAGCTAATATGCTCCCTCAACCAAGCAACATCTCTTTTCTGTGCTGTTATGATATGCAGAAGCTGTTGAGATGTTGGCCATGTATAATGGTAACTATCACTTGACTCTTTCCAGGGCATTTTTCTTACCTGGAGCAAGTTCATAGGGAGGAAATAATATGAATGTTTGTATTCAATTGTATTGCTCTTTCATATCATATTTCTGAGTTTGCATTACACCAATGTTATTATTCTCTGTATACTAGTGAGCTTGAATAATTATGGAGAAGTTTTTATTATAGAAACTTTAACTTGTTTTATGCAGGATTGTTGTTAGTTTACTGTTCATTATGCTAGATGTGATTTGATTATTCTATATCTGttctttttattcatttatttattaggTTTGTGTTGGTTGTTAgtgaaactaaatattttttcaattgtatgaactttttaaaaaaatttcttattttttagaTGTTATCTCTACCATGTTTGttccattttatattattgattaaaaaaacatatacttTTGGAAATATCACAAGCATAAACTTAGAAACATGTTAtggtaaagagaaaaaaaagaagaaattgtGCATGGATAGTATAAACTTTGAAACACATTCATGAGAAATGGTttacataataaatttattcatttaaaatgGCTTAAAAGTGATAAATGCCATGATTAATTTACTACACTGgtagtatatatatatgagCATTGAAACATTTCATAAAATCGAACAATGATGTGTTTGGAAATgagaaataaaagaagaagacaGTGATTTAGCCATGTTAAATGCAAGTTCATGTGTTGAACAGTACTGTTGTTGGGCTTAAAGGGCAATGGTGGTGATTTTCACAGCACACTGGAGCTTGTCTTTGCATCAACTCATGACACTTGATGATATCATCCTGCAAAAAGATAAACACCAACATGAAATCTGAAAGTgtaaatctataaaaaaaaagtacaaattAAAGCATAACTATGAATCCCTGTTAGATTATTTTACCTTCTGAGTTTGGCTCAAGAGTCTGAGAATATAAGCAATGTAACTATCTGCTGTTGGTGGATATAACTGGTCTAGACTGCACCACAGTGCAGATATGGCAACAGTGCTTGGCCTGAATTCCACCATTTTCTGATCTGCAACATATCCACTTTTAATTACAAGTTTGTAGATGTTCATCATCCCTTTGTTGTGAATAACAATGTCTAAAtgaatcaattttttaattaatttttcaactATAGTTGGGTTGATTTGTTCATTGTTAACCTTAAAAAAAGCATAAACTAAATAATCAAATTGGTCAATTATCAAATCAAGTTTTAAATTATGTTGTAATTGGTTCTGTTTATTTTCAGTCCTAAATTTTTTACATGAATTCTAACATTGTAATCTTATTAATGATCAACATTGCACCATCTTATCTGATGAAGTTACAGTTACAAgatattttcatattaattGCTTTTATAGCCTATATTATAAAACCAcaccttttaattttttttttcttttctattatcCATTCATGACACTCCTCTTAAAAAGTATACATAAGTGTACAAAATTAAtgtgaagaaaaaattaaaactaattaagAACTTGTCTatttagaatgtattttttaattttaatttaaatattttttttatcaacaataaaaattatatacatatgAACCACTTAAAGGATTATTGAACCCTTACAAGAAGCAGGAACATCTAACACTTTCCAAACTGCTATTAAAAATACTAATCCtgataaaaatgaattatttttattttcaaatgtttataaaaagcattaaaaataacttcatcttatttttactattttaaaaaaaaataaaccttaaaaataaaaaataaagtgtttcttttataattattaacaaatgatgaaactaaaaatataatggTTTTCACACATACCTAAAGTAGCTTGGAGAAGGAGTTGAGTGGCTGGTGAAATGAGCTTCTGATAAAGATGAGATTGGAAGAAATGAATATCCAGCATTTCCACAAAAGAATAAGTTGTGACAGAGTTAAGGTGCCACCCCAATGCCTTCAACAGGATCAGCTCCATTTTCAAAATTACACTTGATTGGAATGAGTAATTCAAGCCCTCCACCTTCAACACAAACCCACAACACtctttctctttatcactattcATATAATATTACTGCTTATTAtctatgaaatgtttttatttataaatcatCATCTCAAACATTACATTTTATAAGAAATGACAAAATATTGAagtaatgaaaatgaaaactaaTTCCTTAATGTCATTATCTATGTAATACAGTACTACACATACACAAATAtatgtataatttctaaaatgtgaGACATGGGAacataaatctatatattatataattataaattatacaaattgagaataaagatttatgtgtataaatatgtttcagattttttttttgagaaaagGTGTTTTTCATAactggttcaaaatgatttattccttatttttatgatcataataaaaatttatacaataagtttgagattttagaaaattaatatatttatcatttttaaaattgtgttagaaccgtgctaaaattgtcaaaaatccaactaagatttttttaatttgacatTTCACTGATACGTGTTCTACTAGACGTGTTCTACTAGTGTCGGTGTGCTATACGTGTTTCTGACATGGACACACCATTTAAAGAGAAGTGTCCGAGTCCCATAGGTCACTTTAAAAGTTGATTATTGattttttgatttttctttAGTTGGTAGAGTGGAATAGACAAAAGAAGATTTTATTTTGGTTCTAATATGTATTTGGAAAAATACTTTTtgaacttttttattttgtataagggttttGAGAACCTTAAAATGGgcctatttaattttattacttctgtgtcaaaaaaaaaaatgagaactAATTACCTGAATTTCATGCAAGGAAAGTGGTGACTTCTCATTGAACTTTATGGCAACTGATAAGCAAGCAATAGAAAGCAATTCAAGCATCCAGTATTTCCAATCCTGCTACAAGTAATTACTGTTCATTAACTCTACTCAGAAAATATCCAAAATCTAACAAATGTTGCAAAGTGATTATACATTATAATAGCCAGAAATCCTTACATTGCTTTGACAAATGGACACAAAGCGATCAAGATAATTAACAGCCAAGAAAACTGTTCCAAAAGAAAGATTAAAGTGACTTCCACACTGCACACAGATGAAGGAAAAGGCAAATACAATTGATGAGTAGTGATGTACTTTCACACTGTCTTCAACATAAATGGAAAGAGAAAAAGTACAGGGTTTAATAGTCTCAGAAATCATTTCCATTTCCTATACCTACACaaataacaacaaaaataaagtgACATTAATTTCTCCATAAACACACTTCTGAGATAGAAGAATAAGAAGAAAGGTAagtttttcttcaatttttcttcttattttttctcttctttttatgGAGAAGTTCATGGCACCAACATAAAACATCTTCACAAAAGCACTCCAAAAGGAAAAATACTGACCTTGACAAGCCATTGAATAACTCTGCACCTAGGAAGAAACAAATTGTTGGAGTGTAAGTACTTTGCATAGTTGTGTTCAGGCAAAGAAGAAGCCTCCTTCTCTAGATACAGTGTAAAAGCCTCTTCAAACTCTTTGTTTTCATAACTCTTGAGTGAAACAACAAAGTCACCAACTTCTTCA harbors:
- the LOC137818588 gene encoding delta-1-pyrroline-5-carboxylate synthase-like — encoded protein: MELLQNGHKTKPSEIPHVNGTALTHLNSLFQTHFSGNIDPSRVFLSKVKRLIVKVGTAVVTRSDGRLALGRIGALCEQLKELSSQGFEVILVTSGAVGLGRQRLRYRKLANSSFSDLQKPQGELDGKACAAVGQSSLMALYDTMFSQLDVTSSQLLVNDGFFRDAGFRKQLSDTVNSLLDLRVIPIFNENDAVSTRKAPYEDSSGIFWDNDSLAGLLALELQADLLVLLSDVEGLYSGPPSDPNSKLIHTYVKEKHQGEITFGDKSRLGRGGMTAKVNAAVCAAHAGIPVIITSGYATNNIIRVLQGERIGTVFHKDAHLWSNIKEVSAREMAVSARESSRRLQILKYEERSKILLAIADALEKNASLISLENEADVAEAVIAGYENSLISRLTLKPEKISKLAKSVRILAAMEEPIGQTLKKTEIADKLVLEKISCPLGVLLVIFESRPDALVQIAALAIQSGNGLLLKGGKEARRSNAILHKVITSVIPNTVGDKLIGLVNSRDEIPYLLKLDDVIDLVVPRGSNKLVSQIKESTKIPVLGHADGICHVYVDKSANIGMAKQIVRDAKTDYPAACNAMETLLVHKDLSKNGGLNELVLELRREGVKLYGGPQASDLLNIDETSSFHHEYSSLACTVEIVEDVFAAIDHINQHGSAHTECIVTEDCEVAETFISQVDSAAVFHNASTRFCDGARFGLGAEVGISTSRIHARGPVGVEGLLTNRWVLRGSGHVVNGDKGVHYTYKELPLKA
- the LOC137818589 gene encoding putative cyclin-D7-1, translating into MVYECMDNLLCDEVWLSNNSENTFEEVGDFVVSLKSYENKEFEEAFTLYLEKEASSLPEHNYAKYLHSNNLFLPRCRVIQWLVKCGSHFNLSFGTVFLAVNYLDRFVSICQSNDWKYWMLELLSIACLSVAIKFNEKSPLSLHEIQVEGLNYSFQSSVILKMELILLKALGWHLNSVTTYSFVEMLDIHFFQSHLYQKLISPATQLLLQATLDQKMVEFRPSTVAISALWCSLDQLYPPTADSYIAYILRLLSQTQKDDIIKCHELMQRQAPVCCENHHHCPLSPTTVLFNT